A stretch of DNA from Methylobacterium sp. CB376:
TCAAGGACATGGATTTCGTCGATACCGGCCCGCGATTCGTTGCTCGTGTGTCGCTGGACCAACTGCGGATAACATAGCTTATCCCTGTGCTCGCTTAAGGCCCTACTGAGGACGGATATGGAGAAGCCCCATGAAACAGATCTGCGCGATGTGCGGCCTGGTTTTTGGAGTTATGCTGATTAGCACCGAGAACTCTCAGGCTGTTGATTGGATGCTCAGAGTCGAAACGAGCAATCGGGCTTGCCACGTGCAACTCAAGACGGCGGCGCCGATCGGCGAGGATTTCAAAGGACCGTTCTCGTCTCGTAAACGAGCCTGCCAGGAAGCTGCGAGTCAGTATGATAGAACATTATCCGATCAGTCGAAGTGCTGGACTTACGGTCGAGGAACTGTATCCGGATGTGGCGATGAAGAGATTACATTGCCTCCGAGAGGCTGAGCCAAGCGATATCGGCCAAGCGATACGGTCAAGACCAGTTAGGGTGGAGCCTAAATACACCCTATGATTAGACCCAATAGAGGTGCGTTGGCGGCATTTCCGGCGTAAGGAAGTGTTTTCAGGCTTCGGCGCTGAGGGCTTGCGTGGTCGGACAGGTCGAGGGCAGCAGTATTATCGGTACGGCTGTTCAAGTGAAGTTTGACGAGGCGCGTGGTGACGTCAGCCATGTGCGCCTGCGGCTCGACGCCATTCAGCTTATGATAACGACGCGCCAAGATGCTGACGCATCGGGCTGCTGATCGATCTCAATTGTCGCCAAGCCTTTGGCTTGGCGAAAATTTGAAAGCGGAACCAACGGTCATTTGCAACGCCCGTTGGCATGAGACCTCACATGAGGAGACCTCTGTCTTTCGGCCTCGTGGCCGGGCTTCGCCTGCTCACGCTGCTCCTTGCGATTGGTCGAGGGCGGCTCGGAGGTAATCGTCGTCTTGGAGGCACCTTTCGGCCGCTCGGCTGAGCGTGGGATACGGAGCGGGTGGGGAGCTCCGTCCTATGTCGATGTCAGGGCGTATGGCTATGTCGGAGCCGGTGCGGCGCCTGGAGCTGTTCACCGGGACCGGACGGCGGCGGACGTGGTCAGAGGCGGAGAAGGCCGCCATCGTCGCTGAGAGTGAGGCGTCCCACACCTCAATCAGCGCCGTGGCACGCCGGCATGGATTGAGCGCCTCGCAGCTGTTCACGTGGCGGCGCTTGGCGCGTCAGGCGATGACGGCCGAGCTGCAGTTCGTGCCGGCCGTGCTGGTGCCGGACCGGCCGGCACTGGCGCACGTCGAGGCGAGCGTCCGTCCACCTCGATGCGCCGCCTTCGCGGGGATCGAGATCGCGGTGGCGGGCGCGACGGTGCGGGTCGGGCCGGAGGCGAGCGAGGCTCAGATCGCGGCAGTGATCCGGGCGCTGAAGGCCCCGGCATGATCGGGCCCTCCGGCGTGGTCCGCATCATGCTGGCGACGCGGCCGGTGGACTTCCGCAAGGGCGCTGATGGGCTAGCCGTGCTGGTGCGCGACGCCTTGGGCACCGATCCGTTCTCCGGCACCGTTTACGTGTTCCGCTTGAAACGAGCGGACAGGGTCAAGCTTCTGTTCTGGGATGGGAGTGGCGTGGTCCTCGTGGCCAAGCGTCTGGAGGCCGGCCAGTTCTGCTGGCCCAGGATCGAGGACGGCGTCGTGCGGCTCACGGCGGCCCAGCTCTCCGCGCTCCTGGAAGGGCTGAACTGGAAGCGCGTGCACGAGGCCCATAAGGTGACCGTGCCGAGGGTGGCAGGGTAAACAAAAAGAGCTGGGAGCGCAGGTCCGCCACGCTGGTAAGTAGCTGATGGATCTGCTCTAATCGGCTTCGTGGCTGCCTCTGCTTCACCCTCGCCCGACGATCCCGAGACGCTCAAGGCGCTGCTGGCCGAGGAGCGGGCCGAGAACGAGCGGTTGCGCCAGATCATCAAGGCCATGCAGCGTCACCGCTTCGGGCGCCGCGCCGAGAGCCTGCCCGAGGACCAACTCCTGCTCGGTCTGGAGGAGGCCGAGCAGGTCGAGGCCGCTGGCCACGCCCGTTCCTCGATGATGCTTGGCGCAGGCCCAAACCTGACGCCGTTGACTTCAATCACCAACATTCTGAGGGACGACCACCCGACCTCAAGCGGTCAGGTGTTCAGCGCGCCCGTTACATCATCTAGGTTCCGCTAAAGCGCGTAATTGCTGAACATTAAGATTAGTGTCGTTTTGGTCTATCCGGGCCGTCTTCGGCAAGCTGTCAAGAACCGTACAACAGCCCCCCGCGCGCCGCGAACGCCCCAGGTTGTAGGTCGCTCAACAGATCCGCTCAATTGGATGGGCGACCCTGTGCGTAAAACGATGAACACTGGGTCTCTGCTTTTGACTCTTGTCACAAGCTCCGTTCCAAGCGTCATTTCGTAATCGATACTTCTCTCGGACACTCCTCGTAGGCGAGCCACGTGGTGCCCGCTCTTCATACGAAGTCTAACATTTTCACCCTTTCCATTGCCGACCTGCTCCGCAGCTCCAACTCTTAAATCTATCTTGTCCAAGTTCCGACAGCGCGCTCTAAAGCTGGCATCGCTCTCGGGCTCGTCTGAGCGAGCCTCCAATTGGGGGTAGCGGCCTGGTGGAGTGGTCCATCTCAAAGCTGCACTCGCATTAAGCGGCCAGCATGATGCGATAGCTAGAACTGCGAGCAGCAGCCTATTTTCTAGTTTGAATTTTGCGGACGAGGATGCCATGTGTCATCTCCCTGGATTGCCCGATCCGACCCGTCGCCCTTATCCTGAATCGGACGTGCAGATTGCTAGCGTCCTATAACTAATTCGTTCATTTTGATAATTCGTAGGCTTATTCATCCATTCCCGTTAATTTCTTATACTTGCTCATCGGCCGGGCACGTTGATGTACCGCGTGTAATTACGCATTATCATTGATTAAATTCCGCCTCGGATGAGCACACCTCAACCCGCTTTCCCCTGGCGTCATTGGGCCGGTCATGGTCGAAAGTATCACCCAGATCCTAATGAGGTGTCGTTGCTCCGGTCGTGGGCTCGGATCGTTCAACGTTCGGGTCTGCGGCCTCAGCCCTGGAAGTTACCTCGACCATGCAGGCGGCAAGCGAGTTTTAAGCATCAAGCCTACGAGGAAAATCAAGAGAGACGCCAGCCCACATGCACGCAGCCAAGTTTATTATGTTCGCGGATATTTTCGAGTAATGCTGCTCATGATTTGTCTTACGGGCTGGGGCCCCATGTCAAGGGGGGAACGAGCCAAGCGATGCAGACCGCCTATATAAGAGCCTCTATCCAAGCCGTCCTCTCCCCTGCGATCTCAATTGGTTAGCAGGCGCGAAGGGCAGTTGTGTTAGGAGCTCTAATACCGCCGCGCTTCGCCGGTGACTCGAACGTGAGTTGGTTGTGAGGCGCGTCCGTGCTGGCCTGCTGCGCGTGCACCAGGAGGCCGCCATGGCACGACCGGGCCTAACGATCGGCACCGACCTTGCGAGCCCCGCCGAGTTGCGTCGCTTGGCTCGGCGCGAGCCCCGCCGACGCACGATGCAGCGCCTCCTGGCCGTGGCCAACGCGCTGGAAGGCATGAGCCGCGCCGACGCGGCCCGGGCGGCCGGGATGGAGCGGCAGGCCCTGCGCGACGCAGTGATCCGGTTCAATGCCGCGGGGCTGGCCGGGCTGGTGGATCGTCCGCACGGCCACAGGCGAGAGATCCTCAGCGAGGGCGAGCAGGCGGTGCTGGTGCATCGGATCCTGGTCGGGCCCGATCCCGAGCGAGGGGAGCCGTCGAGCTGGACTCTGCCAGACCTCTGCCGCTTCATCGAGGAGCGGTTCGACAAGACCATGTGCCCGCAATCCATGTCGCGGGTCGTGCGTCGGCTCGGCCTGTCGAAGCAGAAGGCCAGGCCCGTTCACCCCAAGCGGGACGCCCGCGCCGCGGCCGCCTTCGCCAAAGGGGGCTTCGCACCGCCCTAGCGGCGGCAGCCGCAGCCCATCCGGACCAGACACTGGCACTCTGGTTCATGGACGAGGCCCGTGTCGGTCAGAAAGGCCGGACCGGTCATCGCTGGTGGATCCGTGGCCAGCGCCCGCCCGGGCTGTGCGACAAGCGCTTCGCTTCGGCCTACATCTTCGCGGCCGTGCGGCCCGCCACCGGTGAGGACTTCGCCCTCGTGCTGCCGCGCGTCTGCACTCAAGCCATGGACCGCTTCCTGGCTGACTTCGCCGCCGCCCTTCCGTCCGACACCCACGCTGTCCTGGTGCTGGATGGCGCGGGCTGGCACGACCCGCGCGCGGTCACGCTCCCGCCTAACCTCACCCTCGTTGCCGATGCCCTTCGGCGCTTGATCCGGCGGTCCCCACCCCGCCTGATTAGCGGTGGAGGCTCGGAGCCCGTGAGGGGCCTGGCATGTCCGGCGATACGGCGTGATCAGGTCGTCAGCAGAATGGCTGTGCGAGAGGAGAAACTCGGAAACGAACTGCGGGGTATTCCGCGTGTCACACAGGCGTGCTACACACGACGTATTCAGGGACTCGCTAAAGCCTTGATCTGATTGACATTATCCGGAGAGACGTCCAGTCCTCTCCTGGGCACCAACCACTCGCTAAGTGGTTGAGCCTCCCCAAGCATTGTAATCTGAATGGGTTAGCTGGCATCTGACTGTTCAACAGATGCGTTCAACATGCCCCTTCAGATGGCCCGCCCAATGAGGCGTTCAGGCTCCTCCTTCCACCAGCTGGTTCAGCGCATCCCGGCGGACGTAGCCGCGAAGGTGCGCGGTATGAGGCTCTCCATCCCGATAGGGGAGGGGGAGGCGCACCTCGTCATCTCGGACAAGGCCACGGACGTTCGCACGTCACTGCGCACCCGTGACCCGGCGGTTGCGAAGGCGCGGCAGGCTGTCGCTGTGGCGTACTTGGAGAAGGTCTGGCGTTCGGTCCGTGAAGGGCCACAGAGACTCACACAGAGGCAAACGGTGGCTCTGGCTGGTGAGGCTTACACCGCATTGAAAACGGCTCTGGAGGACGATCCTGGGGCACCTGAGCGGTGGCTTCGTGTTGAGGTCGATAATCTACGGGCAGAGTCCGGTCAGTATGGCCGCTCGGCGCTGATGATTGGCTCTGCCGAGGAGAAGCAGGCGAGAAGCATTGAGGAGCGAGTTGGTGGCTTCTCAGACATGGTTCTCGCTAAGCATGCGCTGAACATCGACGCAGACAGCAGAGCGAGACTCAATCAAGAGCTCCTAGCGGCGCTTCGTCAGGCTGGGCTTGTGTTGATGAGACATGCCCAAGGCGACTACAGGCCAGACCCTGACGTGAGTCGCTTTCCTGATTTCCAGACATCATCAAGTAAGGCCACGGCCGTCAGCCTTCTAGACCTATTTGATGGGTGGGCGAAGGAGCGGAAACCTTCTCAGAGCACGGTCGATCAGTGGCGCAAGCACTGTGAGGCATTCCTAGCCTTCATCGGCAAGGACGATGCTGGGCGAGTAACGAAGGCTGACGTCGTGGCCTGGAAGGATACGCTCGTGGCAGCGGGAGGCGCACCGAAGACGATCAACGACAGTAAGCTCGCAGCCCTGCGTGTTGCCTTCACCTGGGGCGTTGAGAACGTTCGTGTCAGGTCCAACCCTGCGACAGGCGTGGCTGTGCGTCAGAAGATGCAGGCCGGCGAGCAGATGCTTGGCTTCGATGATGGCGAGGCTGCTGCGATCCTACAGGCCGCCGCGAAGGAGACGCGGCCCTACATTCGTTGGCTTCCGCTCCTTTGTGCGGCTTCAGGGGCTCGCGTGGGGGAGATGGCACAGCTTCGTGCAGAGGACGTGATAGTTCAGGATGGCATTCCTGCCCTATGCATCACGGCGGAGGCTGGGTCGCTGAAGAACCTGAACTCGGAACGCGTCATCCCCCTCCACCCTGGCGTGATCGATGCTGGGTTCTTGGAGTTCGTGAAGGGCAAGAAGGGGCCTCTGTTCTACAACCCAGTGAGGCGCAGGACAGACGCGAAGAAGCCTTCACACAAGATTGTCGCCAAGAACGTAGCAACGTGGGTGCAGGGGCTTGGCTTGCAGGTTGGGCGGCAGCACCGCAAAGACCCGTCACACGCCTGGAGGCACCGCTTCAAGACACTCGCGCGGGCTGCCAGGATTGAGGACAGTGTGGCCGATGCCATTGTTGGACACGCACCCGGGAGCGTAGCCAAGGCTTACGGCACGGTGACGCTGGCGACCATGCACGAAGCTGTGTCCCGCATCCCTATTCCGAAGTGTTAGGGCGTGAACTCAGCAAGCTTGACGTTCGCAAGGACCGCTTCCGACTCTGAAGAGCCACCCGATATGCTCTCGACGAAGGGACGCTGACAGCGGCATAGCGGACCTTCGGAGGGTCTCTGCCGCGAGTACGGGCAGCGCGGATTGATTTGTCTTAATGCAGAGGCATGGATGCCCGGCTAGAATGTTCGGTCCTCACGGGGTACTCTGCCTTACCTTTCAGACCAATCGTACACTCGAACCAGCCGTGCCCCGCCACGTTGAGTCTGATGATGCCCACAGAGGAATGATGAACAATCAAGCTTGGTTCACAGTCGAACAGGCCCGCCAGACTGAAGCGTGCGGTGTCTGGCTCGACTGTATGAAATGTGGCCACAGCATCTCCATGCCGCTCGACCGGTGGCCTGCGACTATGCCTGTGAGGGACGTCGCCCGGCACCTACGATGCAAAGCGTGCGGTAGCGCGAACGTCGAGACTTGGCCGGACTGGAGTGGACCTCGGCCACAATACGACGCCTAGGTCGGGCGCCCTGATGGCGTGCGCAGCCAACCCATTCGCAATGTCTCAGGATGCGACGACAAGAACCCACCCGCCCTAGCAGGACCGGCTGATGTAGGCGGAGTCCCATCGGGTCAAGTGGAGCATCCCGCAGCATGACACGGTGTGGATGCTCCTCCGCGTCGCGACCGCAGCGCGGCAGGACTCTTCGGGGGTTCCCCCAACCCCATCCTCAACTTCAGGCCGCTCCTCAAGGGCGGCCTCCTTTCACCCTGCTGGTCCTCATGCGCGAGGCGTCCCGTTCGCATAAGCCTCCACGTAACGAGAGAAGGATGGCTACCGAGGGAAGCGAGGGGCTCAGGAAGTCCTTCAGGGTCCGCTCAGTGGCCGCTCAGGGCCACCTCTGGCTGGTCGAACAGGACGCTGGCAGGCTATCGGCTGGCACCCTGACACAGCTCGGCATCGCCGCCAGGAAGCCCTCAGCGAAGACGCTTGGGGCTACAGCTTCATTCCTACCGGTAAGGGCGGCCACCTGATGATGACTGTCGTGGAGCGGGAGGCCCTGAGCGAGCTGCTGAAGGGCGCCAGGGAGCGGCAGGCCAAGGTGCTCAAGCAATGGCTGGACAGTATCTCTCCAGAAGCTTGACCGGACCTTACTGTTAAATCTGTTGTTGAACCAGAGTGGCTATCCACCATATCTAAGCCGGCTCGCATTGCGGGCCTGGGTCGAAGTTTTAAGTAGCGCAATCAACATCAAGATGCATCTCAGCCCGTCTAAACTCACGCATCTGGCTCATCGACTCATAGATTTGATGTCCATCTATTGGGACATGCTGCATGAGGAAGGGCCTGTAGATGCTGCTGTCAAGGAAGCTATCAACCGAGAGATAGCTCGGGCTGAAGTGATAGCCGACATGGCTGACACTATGTCCCTCCCAGCGTCTCCCGAGGAACTGGCCGAAATCAGGCGCTTAGTCGATGAGATTAAGTCATCTGAGTTGATGAGAGCTATAGAAGAGCATCTAATGGGGGAGGGTAGTCACCCCCACCACTAGATGGCCTTTAAAGTCGTCAGGATTGACCGTAGACGGCCGTTCAGAGGTCCAGGCTGCCGCCCCCCAAGCAAGCGAGCGGGGAAGTTAGAGGGTCCAAATGTTCTTGGCAGATACCTGAAACGGCATCGACAGACGAGCGTTGGCCTGAAGTCCCCCGTGGCCCCCCCTCGCGCGATACCGTGTGGGTGCACCCCCTTGTTGCGCAAGGCGGCCTTTCAGCCGGTCGGGATGCATTCGAGCAGGTGCATCAGTGGGAGCGTGCAAGGCGGCGTCACTCACTCGATCAACTCACTGGCACGGGCGACGAGCGCGGGAGCGACATCAATGCCGAGAGCGCGCGCCGTTCGCATATTGATGATGAACTCGAAGCTTGTCGGTTGCTCAATCGGCATAGTCTCGGGCGCTGCTCCCTTGAGGATACGATCCACGTAGAAGGCTGCCCGTCGCAACTGGTCGGCGAAGTTCGTTGCGTAGGAACTGAGACCGCCCTGCTCAGGGTAGCTTCGTTCACTCGCCAAAGTCGGCAGGCGCAATCGTGTCGCCACATCAGCGATAGGGACATAGAAGCCGACAGTAAGCCCCGATCCCACAAGCGCCGCCTCTGCCCCGCTCGCTCTCGCTTCTTCCAGAACCCGCTTCGCCTCATCAGCGTCTCCGAAGGAGAGCACTTTGAGTTGGAGGCCCGAAGTTACCTCCCCTGACATGAGCAACCGTGCACTCGCTACGTTCGAGATGTCCTCACGATGATAGACGAACGCAGCGTACCGTAAACCGGGAACCAACTCCTTGAGGAGGTCAACTCGCTTCGCCACCAGGTCAGTGTTCTGCGATGTAAGGCCGGTAGACCTTTGCCCAAGCCGAGGGCGGATGTCGGACAATCCTAGGAGTTTGGGAGTCGAAACAGCGGCAAAGACGAGAGCGACTGTAGAGCTTGCCTCGCGAACGGCCAGGGCCGCTGTAGTTCCGGAGGCGACGATTACGTCGGGCTGCCAAGTCAATAGCTCAGCGACGAGGGCCGGCATCTTGTCAGGTTGGTTCTCCGCGAAGCGAGCTTCCAACAGCAGGTTCTCGCCCTCGACATAGCCTGCTTCTGCAAGGCCACGCCGTAGAGCGGCCAGAAGATAGGTGCGGCGGGACGAAGAGGCCGTTAGAAAAGCAACCCTGGCGGGCTTGCTGCGGCTAACTTGGGCGACTACTCGCGACGGCAGGATTAATGACGGTGCACTTGCTGCGACGCCACGCAGGACATCTCGTCGCCTCATGAGCCTTACTGGGCCGTACAACATCGTTGGCTCTTATTCGATGGGTCAGCATCATATCGGCTCGCGAGCGCACTGGCTATCCACTTGCCTTCGACCTTGACGCACAGCCAAGGAGTCTATATCAATATAGTCAACGCTCGTTGACTGGAGTGTGAGGGTGTGATGGCTCAGGGTGGCTTCGTGGCCTACTACCGCGTCAGCACGGCTCGGCAGGGCGCCTCTGGGCTTGGGCTGGAGGCGCAGAAGGAAGCTGTCAGGCGCTACCTCAATGGCGGTGACTGGACAATCAAGGCCGAGTTCGTCGAGGTGGAGAGTGGCCGCAGGAGTGACCGCCCTGAACTGGAGCGTGCTCTTGCCACTGCTCGCCTCCACCGCATCCCCTTGATTGTTGCCAATGTCTCGCGCCTCACTCGTTCATCTGCCTTCCTTCATCGTCTGCTGGAGGCTGGTGTTGAAGTGAGGTTCTGTGACCTTCCTGAGATTGAAGGCCCCACGGGACGCTTCCTACTTCAGCAGATGGCTGCTGTAGCTGAGTTGGAGGCCGGCATGATTGCGAGTCGCACCAAGGCCGCGCTGCAAGCCGCCAAGGCCCGCGGGACGAAGCTCGGAGGAGACCGCGGTGTGGTCATGCCTGACGCCACACGGGCTGCTGGGAGGGCAGCCAGGACGCTTAAGGCCAATGGTCGGGCGGCTGACCTCGCTCCCATGATTGCTGAACTCAAGGCAGCCGGCGTCACATCGCTTGGAGCAATTGCCAGGGCTCTGAACGAGCGCGGGATACCGACTGCACGAGGCGGTGAGTGGTCATCGATGCAAGTGTCTCGGGCTTTGGAGAAGATTAAGACTCTCAATGCGGTGCAATAGGTATAAGTAGGCTACGCGAGCGTCTATCCGCCATAACTCTGCCCGCATCTGCTCATATAATTGCCTTACTGTCTCTCATGGGACGGTCACTAATCTCAGGAGTATGAATGTCGAGAGTGTGTCGCGCACCGGGTTGTTCATC
This window harbors:
- a CDS encoding winged helix-turn-helix domain-containing protein, whose protein sequence is MARPGLTIGTDLASPAELRRLARREPRRRTMQRLLAVANALEGMSRADAARAAGMERQALRDAVIRFNAAGLAGLVDRPHGHRREILSEGEQAVLVHRILVGPDPERGEPSSWTLPDLCRFIEERFDKTMCPQSMSRVVRRLGLSKQKARPVHPKRDARAAAAFAKGGFAPP
- a CDS encoding tyrosine-type recombinase/integrase — translated: MPLQMARPMRRSGSSFHQLVQRIPADVAAKVRGMRLSIPIGEGEAHLVISDKATDVRTSLRTRDPAVAKARQAVAVAYLEKVWRSVREGPQRLTQRQTVALAGEAYTALKTALEDDPGAPERWLRVEVDNLRAESGQYGRSALMIGSAEEKQARSIEERVGGFSDMVLAKHALNIDADSRARLNQELLAALRQAGLVLMRHAQGDYRPDPDVSRFPDFQTSSSKATAVSLLDLFDGWAKERKPSQSTVDQWRKHCEAFLAFIGKDDAGRVTKADVVAWKDTLVAAGGAPKTINDSKLAALRVAFTWGVENVRVRSNPATGVAVRQKMQAGEQMLGFDDGEAAAILQAAAKETRPYIRWLPLLCAASGARVGEMAQLRAEDVIVQDGIPALCITAEAGSLKNLNSERVIPLHPGVIDAGFLEFVKGKKGPLFYNPVRRRTDAKKPSHKIVAKNVATWVQGLGLQVGRQHRKDPSHAWRHRFKTLARAARIEDSVADAIVGHAPGSVAKAYGTVTLATMHEAVSRIPIPKC
- the tnpB gene encoding IS66 family insertion sequence element accessory protein TnpB (TnpB, as the term is used for proteins encoded by IS66 family insertion elements, is considered an accessory protein, since TnpC, encoded by a neighboring gene, is a DDE family transposase.) encodes the protein MIGPSGVVRIMLATRPVDFRKGADGLAVLVRDALGTDPFSGTVYVFRLKRADRVKLLFWDGSGVVLVAKRLEAGQFCWPRIEDGVVRLTAAQLSALLEGLNWKRVHEAHKVTVPRVAG
- a CDS encoding ABC transporter substrate-binding protein — encoded protein: MEARFAENQPDKMPALVAELLTWQPDVIVASGTTAALAVREASSTVALVFAAVSTPKLLGLSDIRPRLGQRSTGLTSQNTDLVAKRVDLLKELVPGLRYAAFVYHREDISNVASARLLMSGEVTSGLQLKVLSFGDADEAKRVLEEARASGAEAALVGSGLTVGFYVPIADVATRLRLPTLASERSYPEQGGLSSYATNFADQLRRAAFYVDRILKGAAPETMPIEQPTSFEFIINMRTARALGIDVAPALVARASELIE
- the tnpA gene encoding IS66-like element accessory protein TnpA — its product is MSEPVRRLELFTGTGRRRTWSEAEKAAIVAESEASHTSISAVARRHGLSASQLFTWRRLARQAMTAELQFVPAVLVPDRPALAHVEASVRPPRCAAFAGIEIAVAGATVRVGPEASEAQIAAVIRALKAPA
- a CDS encoding recombinase family protein, with the protein product MAQGGFVAYYRVSTARQGASGLGLEAQKEAVRRYLNGGDWTIKAEFVEVESGRRSDRPELERALATARLHRIPLIVANVSRLTRSSAFLHRLLEAGVEVRFCDLPEIEGPTGRFLLQQMAAVAELEAGMIASRTKAALQAAKARGTKLGGDRGVVMPDATRAAGRAARTLKANGRAADLAPMIAELKAAGVTSLGAIARALNERGIPTARGGEWSSMQVSRALEKIKTLNAVQ
- a CDS encoding transposase, translating into MDEARVGQKGRTGHRWWIRGQRPPGLCDKRFASAYIFAAVRPATGEDFALVLPRVCTQAMDRFLADFAAALPSDTHAVLVLDGAGWHDPRAVTLPPNLTLVADALRRLIRRSPPRLISGGGSEPVRGLACPAIRRDQVVSRMAVREEKLGNELRGIPRVTQACYTRRIQGLAKALI